One window from the genome of Oryctolagus cuniculus chromosome 1, mOryCun1.1, whole genome shotgun sequence encodes:
- the LOC100344540 gene encoding olfactory receptor 52Z1P-like encodes MGEDGNTSTFNISYTNFFLVGFPGLREWRPLLVLPLTLLYVTIISANALVIHTVVAQRSLHQLMYVLIATLLSVNICAATAVMPKMMEGFVHYANPISLRGCLAQMFFIYFTLLLDYNLLLAMALDRYVAICHPLRYTDLMTSRLLGLLAILALTRSLLVAVPLVVLTARAQFCRTAVIRHFTCEYIALLSIACGDLTFNNRLGLAMRLVTVTFDLVLLGTSYTRIIYDAFRISSGGARAKALHTCGSHLLVILTIYLSGLSTSIVFRVAKTVSQDVQNLLSAIYLLLPGALNPVIYGVRTREIRQHVEKMLSRKELAREAGEKPKRLQNRRVESKLPG; translated from the coding sequence aTGGGTGAGGACGGAAATACCAGCACCTTCAACATCTCCTATACCAACTTCTTCCTAGTGGGTTTCCCTGGATTACGAGAGTGGCGGCCCCTCCTGGTCCTACCTCTTACCCTCCTCTATGTGACCATCATCTCTGCCAATGCCCTGGTCATCCACACAGTGGTGGCCCAGCGGAGCCTGCATCAGCTCATGTATGTGCTCATCGCTACGCTCCTGAGTGTCAATATTTGTGCTGCCACAGCCGTGATGCCTAAGATGATGGAGGGTTTTGTGCATTATGCCAACCCTATATCCCTGCGTGGTTGCCTGGCCCAGATGTTTTTCATCTACTTCACCCTCCTTCTGGACTACAACCTTCTGCTGGCCATGGCGCTGGACCGCTATGTAGCCATCTGCCATCCACTCCGCTATACTGACCTGATGACCTCCCGCCTTCTGGGCCTATTGGCCATTCTAGCCCTGACACGGAGCCTACTAGTGGCAGTGCCCTTAGTGGTGCTAACTGCACGAGCTCAATTCTGCCGGACAGCAGTGATTCGGCACTTCACCTGTGAGTACATTGCATTGCTGAGCATAGCTTGTGGGGACCTGACCTTCAACAACCGCCTGGGGCTGGCTATGAGATTGGTCACCGTGACCTTTGATCTGGTCCTGCTGGGGACCTCCTACACTCGCATCATCTATGATGCCTTTCGGATCTCTTCTGGGGGAGCCCGAGCCAAGGCGTTGCACACATGTGGTTCCCACTTACTAGTCATTCTCACCATCTACCTCTCTGGTCTTTCCACGTCTATTGTCTTCCGGGTGGCCAAGACTGTGTCTCAGGACGTCCAGAATCTGCTCAGTGCTATATACTTGCTGCTTCCAGGGGCCTTGAATCCTGTCATTTATGGGGTGAGGACTAGGGAGATCCGGCAACATGTGGAAAAGATGCTCAGTAGAAAGGAACTGGCCCGGGAGGCTGGGGAAAAGCCAAAGAGGTTACAGAACAGGCGAGTGGAGAGTAAACTGCCAGGGTGA